In Drosophila yakuba strain Tai18E2 chromosome 2R, Prin_Dyak_Tai18E2_2.1, whole genome shotgun sequence, a single genomic region encodes these proteins:
- the LOC6531430 gene encoding MIEF1 upstream open reading frame protein yields the protein MVLPSRQQILRLYKHLIRYGNHLKLTDKNYFLGRVRHEFRGNRSLTNPVEVEFSFKRGETLLKKGRIL from the exons atggtTTTACCTTCGCGGCAGCAAATTCTACGTTTATACAAGCATTTAATTCGTTACGGCAATCACCTGAAGTTGACCGATAAGAACTACTTTCTGGGAAGAGTACGCCACGAGTTTCGGGGCAACCGATCCCTTACAAATCCGGTGGAAGTGGAATTCAGCTTTAAG CGCGGAGAGACCCTGCTGAAGAAGGGACGCATTCTGTAG
- the LOC6531428 gene encoding autophagy-related protein 9A yields the protein MSSPHINYRSLAEEAASPFLEHHPSTGQGPSKTQDAKANAAAAHIDPLGEHGLEQPLDENDTEHEGEDTPRNSGVMIHMVPETGRARWNHIEDLDSFFSRMYQYQQKHGFTVIVVDEMLQVLEFGFVVWLLTVVMHCVRFDVLFGDTPPAGNHTKTTLSDVIYPTGECIANFTWVTYLIVFIAAIYLGIRLLKMVYHITQYADIRRFYNSALHIEDSELDNFTWHEVQQRIRRVQAEQHMCIDKESLTELDIYHRVLRFKNYLVALMNKQLLPVRFHIPLYGEVVSLSRGMLFNIDLILFRGPGSPFQNNWQLRDEFAVRSNQTELAQRLSKLILGVALLNLVLAPVIFVWQLIYFSFSYANILRKEPGALGLRTWSNYGRLYLRHFNELDHELDARLNRAYDYADRYLNSFSSPLAAVIAKNLLFISGGLLLLILGLGIYEEHVFQVEHLLFILAGLGATGVVCRTLIPDENLVWCPEQLMTAILAHVHYLPSEWRQQAHTTKVRQEFSNFFQFKAGYLLSEIFSPFVTPFVLIFVFRPKAIELVRFFRTFTVSVRGVGNVCSFAQMDVRKHGNPDWQLTSELEEMTRATAQQPQQEPQQQSLAGGKTEMSLLRFTLNNPEWQMPKEAKQFLRGVREHAVGELVQAKTSMVQENPLTNSLISFGTMGADYCSIANSVLTAQVTPQQVEISQSLRPGPGQGPVSGGFPVAASDFRQMLQQNLSASVGPLDSMRRLRLSRAEGRLEGPSDTLLYGLCGMDPRVGSSPLSVGVADMCLSALYLHELNQQKRQARQSRIDEAEDERPGPSLWPPRPPAAPSTAAGSGSRHTVITSKAAESTPLLGSIRS from the coding sequence ATGTCTAGCCCACATATCAACTACCGCTCCCTGGCCGAGGAGGCGGCCAGTCCGTTCCTGGAGCACCATCCCTCCACGGGCCAAGGCCCATCCAAAACACAAGACGCAAAAGCGAACGCAGCTGCTGCGCATATTGACCCCCTGGGCGAACACGGGCTGGAGCAGCCGCTGGATGAAAACGACACCGAGCATGAAGGCGAGGACACGCCCCGAAACAGTGGCGTCATGATCCACATGGTTCCGGAGACGGGGCGTGCGCGGTGGAACCACATCGAGGACCTTGACTCGTTCTTCTCGCGGATGTATCAGTACCAGCAGAAGCACGGATTCACAGTGATTGTGGTGGACGAAATGCTACAGGTTCTGGAGTTTGGTTTCGTCGTCTGGCTGCTGACTGTTGTGATGCACTGCGTCCGCTTTGACGTACTCTTTGGGGATACCCCTCCAGCGGGTAATCACACCAAGACAACTTTATCCGATGTGATTTACCCCACTGGGGAGTGCATAGCCAACTTCACCTGGGTCACGTACCTGATTGTGTTCATTGCCGCTATCTATTTGGGCATCAGGCTGCTGAAAATGGTATACCATATTACCCAGTACGCCGACATTAGGAGATTCTACAACTCTGCGCTTCATATCGAGGACTCGGAGCTGGACAATTTCACGTGGCACGAGGTGCAACAGCGAATCCGTCGGGTCCAGGCCGAACAGCACATGTGCATCGACAAGGAGTCGCTCACGGAATTGGACATCTATCACCGGGTTCTGCGCTTCAAGAATTACCTGGTGGCACTGATGAACAAGCAACTGCTGCCTGTGAGATTCCACATACCGCTGTATGGCGAAGTGGTCTCGCTGAGTCGAGGTATGTTGTTCAACATTGACCTCATCCTGTTTCGCGGCCCTGGATCTCCGTTCCAGAATAACTGGCAGCTGCGTGATGAGTTTGCGGTGAGGAGCAATCAAACGGAGCTGGCACAGCGACTCTCCAAACTGATATTAGGAGTGGCGTTGTTAAATTTGGTCCTGGCGCCGGTGATCTTTGTATGGCAGCTTATCTACTTCAGTTTCTCCTATGCGAACATTCTGCGTAAGGAGCCTGGTGCCCTTGGCCTGCGTACATGGTCAAATTACGGACGCCTCTACCTGCGCCACTTTAATGAGCTGGACCACGAACTTGATGCCAGGCTGAATCGGGCATATGACTACGCTGACCGCTACCTCAACTCCTTTTCCTCGCCACTGGCCGCTGTGATAGCCAAAAATCTGCTTTTTATCAGTGGAGGACTACTTCTTCTTATCCTTGGATTGGGTATTTACGAGGAGCACGTCTTCCAGGTGGAGCATTTGCTTTTCATCCTCGCAGGGCTCGGCGCCACAGGTGTGGTCTGCAGAACTCTGATCCCGGATGAGAATCTTGTTTGGTGCCCGGAGCAGCTAATGACCGCCATTCTGGCGCATGTTCACTATCTGCCATCCGAATGGCGGCAGCAGGCGCACACGACCAAGGTACGCCAGGAATTTAGCAACTTCTTCCAGTTTAAGGCTGGCTACCTACTCAGCGAAATCTTCAGTCCCTTCGTAACACCCTTCGTGCTGATCTTTGTGTTCAGGCCAAAGGCCATAGAGCTGGTGCGTTTCTTCAGGACATTCACCGTATCTGTGCGTGGAGTGGGCAACGTATGCTCCTTTGCCCAGATGGATGTGCGCAAGCACGGCAATCCCGACTGGCAGCTAACCAGCGAACTGGAGGAGATGACCCGGGCTACAGCTCAACAGCCGCAGCAGGAGCCACAGCAGCAAAGTTTGGCCGGCGGCAAAACGGAAATGTCACTTCTCCGCTTCACACTGAACAATCCCGAGTGGCAGATGCCCAAGGAGGCCAAGCAGTTTCTGCGCGGCGTCCGGGAGCACGCTGTGGGTGAGCTAGTCCAGGCCAAGACATCGATGGTGCAGGAAAACCCGCTGACCAACAGCCTCATCTCGTTCGGCACCATGGGAGCGGACTATTGTTCCATAGCGAACTCTGTGTTGACCGCTCAGGTGACGCCCCAGCAAGTGGAGATCTCGCAGTCGCTGCGTCCGGGACCGGGACAGGGACCGGTATCTGGAGGATTTCCCGTCGCAGCCAGCGACTTCCGCCAGATGTTGCAGCAGAATCTGTCCGCCAGCGTAGGCCCGCTGGACAGTATGCGCCGGTTGCGACTGAGTCGGGCTGAAGGCCGCCTAGAAGGTCCGTCGGACACACTGCTCTACGGGCTCTGTGGAATGGACCCGCGCGTGGGCAGCAGTCCCTTgagcgtgggcgtggccgacATGTGCCTCAGTGCCCTCTATCTGCACGAGCTGAACCAGCAGAAGCGCCAGGCGCGACAGTCTCGCATCGACGAGGCCGAGGACGAGCGTCCGGGTCCCAGCCTTTGGCCACCGCGACCACCGGCTGCTCCGTCGACTGCCGCTGGCTCCGGCTCCCGCCATACCGTGATTACCTCAAAGGCTGCCGAAAGCACGCCGCTTTTGGGTAGCATCCGCTCATAG
- the LOC6531429 gene encoding RING-type E3 ubiquitin-protein ligase PPIL2, with translation MGKRQHQKDKMYLTYTEWSELYGGKKVESLENDHVKFKRLPFEHCCITMAPYEMPYCDLQGNVFEYEAILKFLKAFKVNPINGQKMDSKSLVKLNFHRNANDEYHCPALFKPFTKNSHIVAVGTTGNVYCWEAIDQLNIKTKNWKDLVDDTPFQRKDIITIQDPQKLEKYDISTFHHIKKNLRVLTEEEQLERKNPASGRIKTMNLETKETLAQLQQDYQPAEEEPSTSKRTADKFNAAHYSTGAVAASFTSTAMVPVSQIEAAIIDDDLVKYERVKKKGYVRLNTNLGPLNLELFCDQTPRACDNFIKHCANGYYNNVMFHRSIRNFIVQGGDPTGSGSGGESIWGKKFEDEFKPNLTHTGRGVLSMANSGPNTNGSQFFITYRSCKHLDGKHTIFGKLVGGLDTLQKMENIEVDNKDRPIEDIIIESSQVFVNPFAEAAEQLAKEREEEAAGKEEIVKKEEQQKRMKEPLKVYRDGVGKYLKLQTVAKKPEATLSSAQAAKKKKQANGFGDFSSW, from the exons atGGGTAAAAGACAGCATCAAAAGGACAAAAT GTACCTCACGTACACGGAGTGGAGTGAGCTGTATGGCGGCAAAAAAGTGGAATCGTTGGAGAACGACCATGTCAAGTTCAAGCGGCTGCCTTTCGAGCACTGCTGCATTACGATGGCGCCCTACGAGATGCCCTACTGCGACCTACAGGGCAATGTGTTCGAGTACGAGGCCATCCTTAAGTTCCTGAAGGCCTTCAAGGTGAATCCCATCAACGGGCAGAAGATGGACTCCAAGTCGCTGGTGAAGCTGAATTTCCACAGAAATGCCAACGATGAGTACCACTGCCCTGCCTTGTTTAAGCCCTTCACCAAGAACTCGCACATCGTGGCGGTAGGCACAACGGGAAATGTTTATTGCTGGGAGGCAATCGATCAGCTgaacatcaaaacaaaaaactggaAGGATCTGGTGGACGACACGCCGTTCCAACGCAAGGACATCATCACCATACAAGATCCCCAGAAGCTGGAGAAGTACGACATCTCGACCTTCCATCACATAAAGAAAAACCTGCGAGTTTTGACGGAAGAAGAGCAGCTGGAGAGGAAGAATCCAGCCAGCGGGCGCATTAAGACTATGAATCTGGAGACCAAGGAGACGCTAGCACAGCTGCAGCAGGACTATCAGCCGGCAGAAGAAGAGCCATCCACTTCGAAGCGTACAGCCGACAAGTTCAACGCAGCTCACTATTCAACTGGAGCGGTGGCGGCCAGTTTTACGTCTACCGCCATGGTGCCCGTTTCCCAAATAGAGGCGGCCATTATAGACGATGATTTGGTAAAGTACGAGCGGGTAAAGAAGAAGGGGTACGTTCGCTTAAATACGAATCTTGGCCCACTCAACCTGGAACTTTTCTGCGATCAAACTCCTCGAGCCTGCGATAACTTTATTAAACATTGCGCCAATGGATACTACAATAATGTTATGTTCCACCGGTCCATAAGGAATTTTATT GTGCAAGGAGGTGATCCCACTGGAAGTGGTTCTGGTGGCGAGTCCATTTGGGGCAAGAAGTTTGAGGACGAGTTTAAGCCGAATCTTACGCACACGGGACGAGGTGTTCTTTCCATGGCCAATTCTGGACCCAACACCAATGGCTCTCAGTT CTTTATCACCTACCGCTCATGCAAACATCTCGACGGCAAACACACAATCTTCGGAAAGCTTGTCGGTGGACTAGACACTCTTCAAAAAATGGAGAACATCGAGGTGGATAACAAGGACAGACCAATTGAGGATATCATCATTGAGTCATCCCAAGTCTTTGTTAATCCATTTGCCGAGGCAGCCGAACAGTTGGCTAAGGAGCGCGAGGAGGAGGCGGCCGGCAAGGAGGAGATAGTcaagaaggaggagcagcaaaaGCGCATGAAGGAACCACTAAAAGTGTACAGAGATGGCGTGGGCAAGTACCTGAAACTTCAGACAGTGGCCAAAAAGCCAGAGGCAACTCTTTCATCCGCTCAAGCagccaagaaaaaaaaacaggcaaATGGTTTTGGAGATTTCTCCAGTTGGTAA
- the LOC26535849 gene encoding mitochondrial translation release factor in rescue, with the protein MLRGLVRFLALPQPAVRCKSNLDYSRFPALQESDIEETFMRGSGPGGQAVNKTSNCVFLRHLPTNITVKCHTHRLASKNRVEARKLLLEKLDVHLNGEHSIAAQVKAQEQRKSTERRRRQEKLQEMKKSWQDRERTDGETKSTDKD; encoded by the coding sequence ATGCTGCGAGGACTGGTGCGATTCCTGGCGCTGCCTCAACCCGCTGTACGCTGCAAATCCAATCTGGACTACTCCCGCTTTCCCGCGCTACAAGAGTCCGATATCGAGGAGACCTTCATGCGCGGCAGTGGTCCTGGTGGCCAGGCCGTCAACAAGACCTCCAACTGCGTTTTCTTGCGCCATCTACCCACCAATATCACTGTCAAGTGCCACACACATCGTCTAGCATCCAAGAACCGCGTAGAGGCTCGTAAACTTCTTCTGGAAAAACTGGATGTGCATCTAAACGGGGAGCATTCAATTGCGGCGCAAGTCAAGGCACAGGAGCAGAGAAAGTCCACTGAGCGTCGGCGGCGACAGGAAAAACTGcaggaaatgaaaaaaagcTGGCAGGATAGGGAGCGCACAGATGGGGAAACCAAATCGACCGATAAAGATTGA